From the genome of Chania multitudinisentens RB-25, one region includes:
- the nagA gene encoding N-acetylglucosamine-6-phosphate deacetylase: MFALTQCRIFTGHDVLDDHAVVIADGLIERVCLQAKLPADIETRDLGGAILAPGFIDVQLNGCGGVQFNDSLEAISEETLEIMQRANEKSGCTSYLPTLITSSDDFMKHSINVMRAYLKNNPNQALGLHLEGPYLSELKKGTHNPAFIRKPTSEMIGYLCANADVITKVTLAPEMVAPQFIKQLAQAGIVVSAGHSNATYDQARIGFAAGITFATHLYNAMPYITGREPGLMGAIFDTPEVYTGIIADGHHVAWASIRNAKRVKGDKLVLVTDATAPAGADIDQFIFAGKTIYYRDGLCVDENGTLSGSALTMLEAVQNSVEHVGIPLDEALRMATLYPARAIGVAQRLGTIEAGKVANLAVFTRDYRITKTFVNGNEVYTPLT; the protein is encoded by the coding sequence ATGTTCGCTTTAACCCAATGCCGGATCTTTACCGGCCACGACGTGCTTGATGATCATGCAGTTGTCATTGCTGATGGTCTGATTGAACGGGTCTGCCTACAGGCTAAATTACCTGCTGACATCGAAACGCGCGATCTGGGTGGTGCCATCTTAGCCCCCGGCTTTATCGACGTGCAGCTCAACGGCTGTGGCGGCGTGCAATTCAACGATTCGCTAGAGGCTATCTCGGAAGAAACGCTGGAAATTATGCAGCGTGCCAATGAAAAATCGGGCTGTACCAGTTATCTGCCTACGTTGATCACCTCCAGCGACGACTTTATGAAGCACAGCATCAATGTGATGCGCGCTTATCTGAAAAACAATCCTAATCAGGCGCTTGGCCTGCATCTGGAAGGGCCATACTTGAGCGAGCTCAAGAAAGGCACCCATAACCCGGCATTTATCCGCAAGCCCACCAGCGAGATGATCGGCTACCTATGTGCCAATGCCGATGTGATCACCAAAGTGACGCTGGCACCGGAAATGGTTGCGCCACAATTTATCAAACAGCTGGCCCAGGCCGGTATTGTGGTTTCTGCTGGCCACTCAAACGCCACCTATGATCAGGCACGCATTGGCTTTGCCGCCGGTATTACTTTCGCCACGCACCTGTACAACGCCATGCCTTATATTACCGGGCGTGAGCCAGGCCTGATGGGGGCCATCTTCGATACGCCGGAGGTCTATACCGGGATCATCGCTGACGGGCACCATGTCGCCTGGGCGAGTATCCGTAATGCCAAACGAGTAAAAGGGGATAAACTGGTTCTGGTTACCGATGCAACCGCACCAGCAGGCGCGGACATTGACCAGTTTATTTTTGCTGGTAAAACAATATACTATCGCGATGGGCTGTGTGTTGATGAAAACGGTACGCTGAGTGGTTCAGCGCTCACCATGCTCGAAGCCGTGCAAAATAGCGTGGAACATGTGGGTATCCCACTGGATGAAGCGTTGCGTATGGCTACGCTGTATCCGGCACGTGCCATTGGTGTTGCACAACGTTTAGGCACCATTGAAGCAGGTAAAGTGGCCAACCTGGCCGTATTTACCCGCGATTATAGGATTACAAAGACCTTCGTTAACGGTAACGAGGTTTATACCCCACTGACTTGA